In a single window of the Nocardioides sp. L-11A genome:
- a CDS encoding YihY/virulence factor BrkB family protein — translation MAEDSGTRRLPWLRRLGRLVWRLVVTTVSSCLRYRVTGLAAEAAFFAVVSVPPLIFALAGGVGYVTEHFTAAQVEEVRRAVVDLFSRFLTDTAVNKVIKPTMDDVLRGGRFDVISLGFVLALWSGSRALNVFVDTITIMHGLGGHRGIVRTRALSFVLYILAVISGAITLPLVVAGPKLVRSWLPNRAEFLMGFYWPLIVVMCVCFLATLYHVSVPVRTNWSFNLPGAVFSLASWILGSYLLRWVLTVTAEDSHSIYGPLAAPIAILIWLYIAALAVLIGAGVNAAFDEVFPQEATQRARRELLDRLLRRNPDPVE, via the coding sequence ATGGCGGAGGACTCGGGCACGCGGCGCCTGCCGTGGCTCCGCCGGCTCGGCCGGCTGGTGTGGCGCCTGGTCGTGACGACCGTGAGCTCGTGCCTGAGATACCGCGTGACCGGGCTGGCAGCCGAGGCCGCGTTCTTCGCGGTCGTGTCCGTGCCGCCGCTGATCTTCGCCCTGGCCGGCGGCGTCGGCTACGTCACCGAGCACTTCACCGCCGCCCAGGTGGAGGAGGTACGGCGGGCCGTGGTCGACCTGTTCTCGCGCTTCCTCACCGACACGGCGGTCAACAAGGTCATCAAGCCGACCATGGACGACGTCCTCAGGGGCGGCCGGTTCGACGTGATCTCGCTGGGCTTCGTGCTCGCGCTGTGGTCCGGCTCGCGGGCGCTCAACGTGTTCGTCGACACCATCACGATCATGCACGGGCTGGGCGGGCACCGCGGGATCGTGCGGACCCGCGCCCTGTCCTTCGTCCTGTACATCCTCGCGGTGATCTCGGGGGCGATCACGCTGCCGCTCGTGGTGGCGGGGCCGAAGCTGGTCCGCTCCTGGCTGCCGAACCGCGCGGAGTTCCTGATGGGCTTCTACTGGCCGCTGATCGTCGTGATGTGCGTGTGCTTCCTGGCGACGCTGTACCACGTGTCGGTGCCGGTGCGGACCAACTGGAGCTTCAACCTTCCCGGCGCGGTCTTCTCGCTCGCCAGCTGGATCCTCGGGTCCTACCTGCTGCGCTGGGTGCTCACGGTGACCGCCGAGGACTCCCACTCGATCTACGGCCCGCTCGCGGCGCCGATCGCCATCTTGATCTGGCTCTACATCGCGGCACTCGCCGTCCTCATCGGCGCGGGGGTCAACGCCGCCTTCGACGAGGTGTTCCCGCAGGAGGCGACCCAGCGGGCGCGCCGCGAGCTGCTGGACCGCCTGCTGCGCCGCAACCCGGACCCGGTGGAGTAG
- a CDS encoding potassium channel family protein: protein MSGGPAETPLTGQIALPERIRSPWWQLGRRLLLALGILVGTVLLVYLDRHGYRDGGDVPTEASPNGEITLIDAIYYTTVTLSTTGYGDVTPVSDGARLVNAFIITPARIGFLVLLIGTTLEVLAQRGREMFRITRWRKNMGHHVVVIGYGTKGRSAVETLVNNGLDREHVVVVDPSPVALADAHADQLAVVTGDATRRGVLQRAGVAEADQVIITTGRDDSNVLAALTVRQLNPDAWIVAAVSEQENAPLMRQSGADSVITSSDAVGRLLGLSTLSPTLGSVMEDLLTYGEGLEVAERELLVNEVGMPPQSLPDQVIAVVRDERVYRYFDPVVTLLARGDRLVVVRPAKELPWAPRPGTHNEDFAADEA, encoded by the coding sequence CTGAGCGGAGGACCGGCGGAGACCCCCCTCACGGGGCAGATCGCGCTGCCCGAGCGGATCCGGTCGCCCTGGTGGCAGCTGGGCCGCCGTCTGCTCCTCGCGCTGGGGATCCTGGTCGGCACGGTGCTGCTCGTCTACCTCGACCGGCACGGCTACCGCGACGGCGGGGATGTGCCCACCGAGGCCAGCCCCAATGGCGAGATCACCCTGATCGACGCCATCTACTACACGACCGTCACGCTGAGTACGACCGGATACGGCGACGTGACTCCGGTCAGCGACGGCGCCCGCCTGGTCAACGCCTTCATCATCACCCCGGCCCGCATCGGGTTCCTCGTGCTGTTGATCGGCACCACCCTCGAGGTGCTCGCGCAGCGCGGTCGCGAGATGTTCCGGATCACCCGCTGGAGGAAGAACATGGGACACCACGTCGTCGTCATCGGCTACGGGACCAAGGGTCGCAGCGCGGTCGAGACCCTCGTCAACAACGGGCTGGACCGGGAGCACGTGGTGGTCGTCGACCCCAGTCCGGTCGCGCTGGCCGACGCGCATGCCGACCAGCTGGCCGTCGTCACCGGCGACGCGACCCGGCGCGGCGTCCTGCAGCGGGCGGGTGTGGCCGAGGCCGACCAGGTGATCATCACCACCGGGCGCGACGACTCGAACGTGCTCGCCGCCCTCACCGTGCGCCAGCTCAACCCGGACGCGTGGATCGTCGCCGCGGTGAGCGAGCAGGAGAACGCGCCGCTGATGCGCCAGTCCGGTGCCGACTCGGTCATCACCTCCTCCGACGCCGTCGGCCGGCTCCTCGGGCTCTCCACCCTCTCGCCGACCCTGGGCTCGGTGATGGAGGATCTGCTGACCTATGGCGAGGGGCTCGAGGTCGCCGAGCGCGAGCTGCTCGTCAACGAGGTCGGCATGCCGCCCCAGTCGCTGCCCGACCAGGTGATCGCGGTGGTCCGCGACGAGAGGGTGTACCGCTACTTCGACCCGGTGGTGACCCTGCTCGCGCGCGGCGACCGGTTGGTCGTCGTACGGCCGGCGAAGGAACTGCCCTGGGCGCCGCGGCCCGGCACCCACAACGAGGACTTCGCGGCCGACGAGGCCTGA
- a CDS encoding YjbQ family protein: MDTETRTYRTGDSDAVLDLTRDCVAFAAGRGDGLLHVFVPHATCGIAILETGAGSDDDLLALLRTVLPADDRWLHRHGTRGHGRSHVLPALVPPYATVPVLAGSLALGTWQSICLVDLNVDNPEREVRFSFLAG; this comes from the coding sequence GTGGACACCGAGACCCGCACCTACCGCACCGGCGACAGCGACGCCGTCCTCGACCTGACTCGCGACTGCGTCGCTTTCGCGGCCGGACGCGGCGACGGTCTGCTCCATGTCTTCGTTCCGCACGCGACCTGTGGCATCGCGATCCTCGAGACCGGTGCCGGCAGCGACGACGACCTGCTCGCGCTCCTGCGGACCGTGCTCCCTGCCGATGATCGCTGGCTGCACCGGCACGGCACCCGCGGGCACGGCCGCTCGCACGTCCTGCCGGCCCTGGTGCCGCCGTACGCGACGGTGCCGGTGCTCGCCGGCAGCCTGGCCCTCGGCACCTGGCAGAGCATCTGCCTGGTCGACCTGAACGTCGACAACCCCGAGCGTGAGGTGCGGTTCAGCTTCCTCGCGGGCTGA
- a CDS encoding YccF domain-containing protein, which yields MKVLLNVIWLVLSGFWLFLGYLLAGALWCITIIGIPFGLASFRIGFYALWPFGRTVVRRESAGIPSGIGNILWLVLSGIWLAIGHAVTGALLCITVIGIPLGVANFKMIPVSLLPLGREIVPTDQVDAALAAYRSGQAGPRL from the coding sequence ATGAAGGTGCTGCTGAACGTCATCTGGCTGGTGCTCTCCGGCTTCTGGCTGTTCCTGGGCTATCTGCTCGCGGGCGCGCTGTGGTGCATCACGATCATCGGCATCCCGTTCGGCCTCGCGTCGTTCCGGATCGGGTTCTACGCGCTGTGGCCGTTCGGGAGGACCGTCGTACGGCGGGAGAGCGCCGGCATCCCCAGTGGCATCGGGAACATCCTGTGGTTGGTGCTGTCGGGGATCTGGCTGGCGATCGGCCATGCCGTCACCGGCGCGCTGCTCTGCATCACGGTGATCGGGATCCCTCTCGGGGTGGCCAACTTCAAGATGATCCCGGTCAGCCTGCTCCCGCTCGGGCGCGAGATCGTGCCCACCGACCAGGTCGACGCCGCACTCGCCGCCTACCGCTCCGGGCAGGCGGGCCCGCGCCTCTAG
- a CDS encoding aminotransferase class IV, producing the protein MRVWINGQVLSDPTAPAVPVTDHGLTVGDAVFEAVKVVDGQPFALRRHLDRLARSAGGLGLAGLDLDDVRRGVAAVLDGDPLPLGRLRITVTGGNAPLGSGRGEDPLTVIVVAAPMPPAPETTAVITVPWPRNERGALAGLKTTSYAENVVALAAAREKGASEAVFGNLAGNLCEGTGTNVFYVVDGEVRTPTLASGCLAGVTRALVLEWFGAKEVDEPTAVAAAADEVFLVSTTRDVQGVHRWDDRELPAPGPVTQQAAAAWREREAELLGLDR; encoded by the coding sequence ATGCGTGTGTGGATCAACGGCCAGGTCCTGTCCGACCCGACGGCTCCGGCGGTGCCGGTGACCGACCACGGACTGACCGTGGGGGACGCGGTGTTCGAGGCGGTCAAGGTGGTCGACGGGCAGCCCTTCGCGCTACGACGCCACCTCGACCGGCTGGCCCGCTCGGCGGGCGGTCTGGGCTTGGCCGGCCTCGACCTCGACGACGTACGACGGGGGGTCGCTGCCGTCCTCGACGGCGACCCGCTGCCGCTCGGCCGGTTGCGGATCACGGTCACGGGCGGCAACGCGCCGCTGGGCAGTGGGCGCGGAGAGGACCCGCTGACGGTGATCGTGGTGGCCGCGCCGATGCCGCCGGCTCCGGAGACGACGGCGGTGATCACGGTGCCGTGGCCGCGCAACGAACGGGGGGCGCTGGCCGGGCTGAAGACGACGTCGTACGCCGAGAACGTGGTCGCGCTGGCGGCGGCGCGCGAGAAGGGGGCGAGCGAGGCCGTCTTCGGCAACCTGGCGGGCAACCTGTGCGAGGGGACCGGGACCAACGTCTTCTACGTGGTGGACGGCGAGGTGCGGACGCCCACGTTGGCGAGCGGCTGCCTGGCCGGAGTGACCCGGGCGCTGGTGCTCGAGTGGTTCGGCGCGAAGGAGGTCGATGAGCCGACGGCCGTGGCCGCCGCTGCCGACGAGGTCTTCCTGGTGTCCACGACCCGCGACGTGCAGGGCGTGCACCGCTGGGACGACCGGGAACTGCCCGCGCCCGGTCCGGTCACGCAGCAGGCCGCGGCGGCCTGGCGCGAGCGCGAGGCGGAGCTGCTCGGCCTGGACCGCTGA
- a CDS encoding DUF1772 domain-containing protein — MTRDVLLVLATASTGLSAGVFLLYAHTVMPGLRRTDDRTFVGAFQAMDRAIINPVFLLGSFFGAPLLLAAGAALSLSGPEQDALPWLLAALVLHLVVVAITVAVHLPLNDRLKAAGDPAAIDVVAARAEFAEARWVRANNVRVVLDVAAFVATCVALLAGR, encoded by the coding sequence GTGACCCGCGACGTCCTGCTCGTCCTCGCCACGGCGAGCACCGGCCTGTCCGCCGGCGTGTTCCTGCTCTACGCGCACACCGTCATGCCGGGGCTGCGGCGTACCGACGACCGGACCTTCGTCGGCGCCTTCCAGGCGATGGACCGGGCGATCATCAACCCGGTCTTCCTGCTCGGGAGCTTCTTCGGCGCCCCGCTGCTGCTCGCCGCCGGCGCGGCGCTGAGCCTCTCCGGGCCGGAGCAGGACGCGCTCCCGTGGCTGCTCGCGGCCCTCGTCCTGCACCTCGTCGTCGTGGCGATCACCGTCGCCGTGCACCTGCCGCTCAACGACCGGCTCAAGGCCGCGGGCGATCCGGCGGCGATCGACGTCGTCGCCGCGCGGGCGGAGTTCGCGGAGGCGCGGTGGGTACGCGCCAACAACGTCCGCGTGGTGCTGGACGTGGCGGCGTTCGTCGCGACCTGCGTGGCCCTGCTGGCCGGTCGGTGA
- a CDS encoding GAF domain-containing protein, whose protein sequence is MATHDLAMRARDLVRIHDAVLSGAAPPERPRAVVARSWSRVISLGIDPDGRNGRDPLTPADVEERRRTSRLALVIDEIRELLLSAADASHYLVVVTDADGIVLWRSGSPRVKRQADGLGFAEGALWTEGAVGTNAIGTALAEAAPVQLFSAEHFENAQVPWYCTASPIHDPIDGSLLGIVDVSGPALTLHPAIEALVTASVRLAEARLWRHHEERLEQLRRTAEPLLSGADGPLLVVDDHGWVAAHQGVAVRDRVAAPQADRALAVPGLGLCLPERLRGGWLIRPPSSAQVLTAVLDLTTSPATLEVRGGDAPWRVALTPRHAELLTAIAAAGPGGVSAGRLSTALYGDGGRQVTVRAEISRLRRVLGALLATNPYRLGDGVALTVIDPRAR, encoded by the coding sequence ATGGCCACGCACGACCTCGCGATGCGGGCCCGCGACCTGGTCCGGATCCACGACGCGGTGCTCTCCGGCGCCGCACCGCCGGAGCGCCCGCGGGCCGTCGTCGCACGTTCGTGGAGCCGCGTGATCAGCCTCGGGATCGACCCCGACGGCCGCAACGGCCGCGACCCCCTGACGCCGGCCGACGTCGAGGAGCGGCGGCGTACGTCGCGCCTGGCACTGGTCATCGACGAGATCCGCGAGCTGCTGCTCTCGGCCGCCGACGCTTCGCACTACCTCGTGGTCGTGACCGACGCCGACGGGATCGTGCTCTGGCGCAGCGGCTCGCCCCGGGTGAAGCGCCAGGCCGACGGCCTGGGCTTCGCCGAGGGCGCACTGTGGACCGAGGGCGCGGTCGGCACCAACGCCATCGGCACCGCCCTCGCGGAGGCGGCGCCCGTGCAGCTGTTCTCGGCCGAGCACTTCGAGAACGCGCAGGTGCCCTGGTACTGCACGGCCTCCCCGATCCACGACCCCATCGACGGCTCACTGCTCGGGATCGTCGACGTCAGCGGACCCGCGCTCACCCTGCACCCGGCCATCGAGGCGCTGGTCACCGCGTCGGTCCGACTCGCGGAGGCACGCCTGTGGCGCCACCACGAGGAGCGACTCGAGCAGCTGCGACGTACGGCGGAGCCACTGCTGTCCGGCGCCGACGGACCGCTTCTCGTGGTCGACGACCACGGGTGGGTCGCCGCACACCAGGGCGTCGCCGTGCGCGACCGGGTGGCGGCTCCGCAGGCCGACCGGGCGCTCGCCGTCCCCGGTCTCGGGTTGTGCCTGCCCGAGCGCCTGCGCGGCGGCTGGCTGATCCGGCCGCCGTCGTCGGCCCAGGTGCTCACGGCCGTGCTGGACCTCACGACGTCGCCCGCAACGCTCGAGGTCCGCGGCGGCGACGCGCCCTGGCGGGTCGCGCTCACGCCGCGGCACGCCGAGCTGCTGACGGCCATCGCGGCGGCCGGGCCGGGCGGCGTGTCCGCCGGCCGGCTCAGCACCGCGTTGTACGGCGACGGCGGGCGGCAGGTGACCGTGCGCGCCGAGATCTCCCGGCTGCGCCGCGTGCTCGGCGCCCTGCTCGCCACCAACCCCTACCGGCTCGGCGACGGCGTGGCGCTGACCGTCATCGACCCTCGGGCGCGATGA
- a CDS encoding NAD(P)/FAD-dependent oxidoreductase, translating into MTQLDDRPVTTADTPSIEDPATAWFAAFEDALTARDVDRAAGLFAATSFWRDLIAFSWNLTTVEDPAGVADLLASTLDRVDPRGFRLTEPADTADGVTTAWFEFETAVGRGRGLLRVVDEDGPKAWTFLTTLYELKGHEEPRGARRPMGAEHGATRERVTWLEKREAEDAALGVDTQPYVLVIGGGQGGIALGARLRQLGVPALVVDKHPRPGDQWRNRYKSLCLHDPVWYDHLPYLKFPDNWPVFAPKDKVGDWLEFYTRVMEVPYWSNTVATSAAYDEAAGEWTVHVEREGRPLVLKPTQLVMATGMSGKPNIPVVPGAEVFRGEQHHSSQHPGPDAYAGKRVVVVGSNNSAFDICGALWETGADVTMVQRSSTHIVKSDTLMDIGLGDLYSERAVEAGVTTEKADLIFASLPYKIMHEFQIPLYDRMRERDRDFYDRMTAAGFDLDWGDDGSGLFMKYLRRGSGYYIDVGAAELVASGDVKLARGQVDHLTETAVVLADGTELPADLVVYATGYGSMNGWAADLISQEVADRVGKVWGLGSDTTKDPGPWEGEQRNMWKPTQQQNLWFHGGNLHQSRHYSLYLALQLKARHVGIDTPVHRLQEVHHLG; encoded by the coding sequence ATGACCCAGCTCGACGACCGGCCCGTCACGACGGCCGACACTCCATCCATCGAGGACCCGGCCACGGCCTGGTTCGCGGCCTTCGAGGACGCTCTCACCGCCCGCGACGTCGACCGCGCCGCCGGCCTGTTCGCCGCGACCAGCTTCTGGCGCGACCTGATCGCCTTCTCCTGGAACCTCACCACCGTCGAGGACCCCGCCGGAGTCGCCGACCTGCTCGCGAGCACGCTCGACCGGGTCGACCCGCGCGGCTTCCGGCTGACCGAGCCGGCCGACACCGCCGACGGCGTCACCACCGCCTGGTTCGAGTTCGAGACCGCCGTGGGCCGCGGACGCGGGCTCCTCCGGGTCGTCGACGAGGACGGGCCCAAGGCGTGGACCTTCCTCACGACGCTCTACGAGCTGAAGGGACACGAGGAGCCGCGCGGTGCCCGGCGTCCGATGGGTGCCGAGCACGGGGCCACCCGGGAGCGCGTGACCTGGCTGGAGAAGCGCGAGGCGGAGGACGCCGCGCTGGGCGTGGACACGCAGCCGTACGTGCTCGTCATCGGCGGCGGACAGGGCGGTATCGCCCTCGGTGCGCGGCTGCGCCAGCTCGGCGTACCGGCGCTCGTGGTCGACAAGCATCCGCGCCCCGGTGACCAGTGGCGCAACCGGTACAAGTCCCTGTGCCTGCACGACCCGGTCTGGTATGACCACCTGCCTTACCTCAAGTTCCCCGACAACTGGCCGGTCTTCGCGCCCAAGGACAAGGTCGGCGACTGGCTGGAGTTCTACACCCGGGTGATGGAGGTGCCGTACTGGTCGAACACGGTCGCCACCTCGGCCGCCTACGACGAGGCGGCGGGGGAGTGGACGGTCCACGTCGAGCGCGAGGGCAGGCCCTTGGTGCTCAAGCCCACCCAGCTGGTGATGGCGACCGGCATGTCCGGCAAGCCCAACATCCCCGTCGTGCCGGGCGCGGAGGTGTTCCGGGGCGAGCAGCACCACTCCTCGCAGCACCCCGGCCCCGACGCGTACGCCGGCAAGCGGGTCGTCGTCGTCGGCAGCAACAACTCCGCCTTCGACATCTGCGGCGCGCTGTGGGAGACCGGCGCCGACGTGACCATGGTGCAGCGCTCCTCGACGCACATCGTGAAGAGCGACACCCTGATGGATATCGGCCTCGGAGACCTCTACTCCGAGCGTGCGGTCGAGGCCGGCGTCACCACGGAGAAGGCCGACCTGATCTTCGCCTCGTTGCCGTACAAGATCATGCACGAGTTCCAGATCCCGCTCTACGACCGGATGCGCGAGCGGGACCGGGACTTCTACGACCGGATGACGGCGGCCGGATTCGACCTCGACTGGGGCGACGACGGCTCGGGGCTGTTCATGAAGTACCTGCGCCGCGGCTCGGGCTACTACATCGACGTCGGCGCCGCGGAGCTGGTCGCGAGTGGCGACGTCAAGCTGGCCCGCGGGCAGGTCGACCACCTGACCGAGACGGCCGTCGTCCTGGCCGACGGCACGGAGCTGCCGGCGGACCTGGTCGTCTACGCCACCGGCTACGGCTCGATGAACGGCTGGGCCGCGGACCTGATCAGCCAGGAGGTCGCGGATCGCGTGGGCAAGGTGTGGGGCCTCGGCTCCGACACGACCAAGGACCCCGGCCCGTGGGAGGGCGAGCAGCGCAACATGTGGAAGCCGACCCAGCAGCAGAACCTCTGGTTCCACGGCGGCAACCTGCACCAGTCGCGGCACTACTCGCTCTACCTCGCGCTCCAGCTGAAGGCCCGCCACGTCGGTATCGACACCCCGGTGCACCGGCTGCAGGAGGTCCACCACCTCGGCTGA
- a CDS encoding class I SAM-dependent methyltransferase — protein MRFWDDRVVPVLVDKTLSTGPVHRERRAVCAGLSGRVLEIGFGSGLNLTHYPTAVSEVAAVEPSDRGWELSGRRRAASSVPVTRIGLDGEDVAAADHGFDHALVTFSLCTIPDPARALREVRRLVRPGGTLAFLEHGLSPDARVARWQHRLDPVERRVAGGCHLTRDVPALVRHAGFGVDDLAAAYLPGPAIMRPWGYLYRGIATTPG, from the coding sequence ATGCGGTTCTGGGACGACCGGGTCGTGCCGGTCCTGGTCGACAAGACCCTCTCCACGGGCCCCGTGCACAGGGAGCGCCGGGCGGTGTGCGCCGGGCTCTCGGGTCGGGTGCTCGAGATCGGCTTCGGCTCCGGCCTCAACCTCACGCACTATCCGACGGCCGTGAGCGAGGTCGCCGCCGTGGAGCCGTCGGACCGCGGGTGGGAGCTGTCGGGTCGGCGCCGGGCCGCCAGCTCCGTCCCGGTCACCCGGATCGGGCTCGACGGCGAGGACGTCGCGGCCGCCGACCACGGCTTCGACCACGCCCTGGTCACCTTCTCCCTGTGCACGATCCCCGATCCCGCGCGCGCCCTGCGGGAGGTACGTCGGCTGGTGCGGCCGGGCGGCACCCTCGCGTTCCTCGAGCACGGCCTCTCCCCCGACGCCCGGGTCGCCCGCTGGCAGCACCGGCTCGATCCGGTCGAGAGGCGGGTCGCCGGCGGCTGCCACCTGACCCGTGACGTCCCGGCCCTGGTCCGGCACGCCGGATTCGGTGTTGACGACCTGGCCGCGGCGTACCTGCCCGGACCGGCGATCATGCGGCCGTGGGGCTACCTCTACCGGGGCATCGCGACGACCCCAGGATGA
- a CDS encoding excalibur calcium-binding domain-containing protein produces MKSRRIAAVLAAVALVAPASLALASPADAAAPKTYRNCTALNKVHPHGVGKPGAVDKTSGTKVTNFTRNAKLYKANAKSDRDKDGIACEKL; encoded by the coding sequence GTGAAGAGCCGTCGTATCGCCGCCGTCCTCGCCGCCGTCGCCCTGGTGGCCCCCGCCTCGCTCGCCCTCGCCTCGCCGGCGGACGCCGCGGCACCGAAGACCTACCGGAACTGCACCGCGCTCAACAAGGTGCACCCACACGGCGTGGGCAAGCCCGGCGCGGTCGACAAGACGTCGGGAACCAAGGTCACCAACTTCACGCGCAACGCCAAGCTCTACAAGGCCAACGCGAAGAGCGACCGCGACAAGGACGGCATCGCCTGCGAGAAGCTCTGA
- a CDS encoding DNA starvation/stationary phase protection protein has product MAHNPTLHFTTPGLDEKAAARVVELLQSRLDACTDLHLTLKHVHWNVVGPHFIAVHEMLDPQVDTVRGFADDLAERIATLGGSPQGTPGALVARRPWDDYEIGRATTQQHLAALDVVYQGVISTYRDGIKELDDLDLVTQDMFIGQTEQLELFHWFIRAHLEDTGGRLSTAGDATEKDAAADA; this is encoded by the coding sequence ATGGCCCACAATCCGACCCTGCACTTCACCACGCCCGGCCTCGACGAGAAGGCCGCCGCCCGCGTCGTCGAACTGCTCCAGAGCCGCCTCGACGCCTGCACCGACCTCCACCTCACGCTCAAGCACGTGCACTGGAACGTCGTCGGTCCGCACTTCATCGCCGTCCACGAGATGCTCGACCCCCAGGTCGACACGGTCCGCGGCTTCGCCGACGACCTCGCCGAGCGGATCGCCACCCTCGGTGGCTCACCCCAGGGCACACCCGGCGCACTCGTCGCCCGCCGCCCCTGGGACGACTACGAGATCGGCCGTGCCACGACCCAGCAGCACCTGGCCGCCCTCGACGTCGTCTACCAGGGGGTGATCTCCACCTACCGCGACGGCATCAAGGAGCTGGACGACCTCGACCTGGTCACCCAGGACATGTTCATCGGGCAGACCGAGCAGCTGGAGCTGTTCCACTGGTTCATCCGCGCGCACCTGGAGGACACCGGTGGCCGGCTCAGCACCGCGGGAGACGCGACTGAGAAGGACGCGGCCGCCGACGCCTGA